In one window of Sinorhizobium chiapasense DNA:
- the repA gene encoding plasmid partitioning protein RepA: MDMAGSMAVVGEAVGLSGTGDRRPADEAIAADARALSEQLKAMRERLFPPTAMKTLRSFTSGEAARLIGVSDGYLRQLSLAGEGPQPDTGSGGRRSYSLFDINALRRHLADQAFAKGNAAKARSYLKWRDDVNGEHLQVISVTNFKGGSGKTTSSVHLAQYLAMTGHRVLAVDLDPQASLSALFGYQPELDLTGNDTLYGAIRYDAEARQLKDIIRKTYFDGLDLVPGNLELQEFEHTTPQALSARQSGADAGPLFFARVQAALASVADDYDVVVIDCPPQLGYLTLSALCASTSVIVTVHPQMLDVASMNQFLYMTSDLLGVVREAGGELNFDFLRYLVTRFEPNDGPQAQIVGFMRSLFGDRVLTSAMVKSTAISDAGLTKQTLYEVGRENFTRATYDRAIESLNAVNGEVEALIHAAWGR; this comes from the coding sequence ATGGACATGGCGGGATCGATGGCGGTGGTCGGGGAAGCGGTGGGCTTGAGCGGAACGGGCGACCGGCGGCCTGCGGACGAGGCGATCGCGGCGGACGCGCGGGCACTGTCGGAGCAGCTCAAGGCGATGCGCGAACGCTTGTTCCCGCCAACGGCGATGAAGACGCTGCGGAGCTTCACCTCGGGCGAGGCCGCCCGGCTGATCGGCGTCTCGGACGGCTATCTTCGGCAGCTGTCGCTGGCGGGCGAGGGGCCTCAGCCCGACACCGGGTCCGGCGGGCGGCGCTCCTATTCGCTTTTCGACATCAATGCGCTTCGCCGCCACCTCGCGGACCAGGCATTCGCCAAGGGCAATGCCGCGAAGGCGCGCAGCTACCTGAAATGGCGCGATGACGTGAACGGCGAGCACCTGCAGGTCATCTCCGTCACCAACTTCAAGGGCGGCTCCGGCAAGACGACCTCGTCGGTGCATTTGGCCCAGTATCTCGCCATGACCGGCCATCGGGTGCTCGCGGTCGATCTCGACCCGCAGGCCTCGCTTTCGGCGCTGTTCGGCTATCAGCCGGAACTGGACCTCACCGGCAACGACACGCTTTACGGCGCTATCCGCTACGATGCCGAGGCCCGGCAGCTCAAGGACATCATCCGCAAGACCTATTTCGACGGGCTCGATCTGGTGCCCGGCAATCTCGAACTGCAGGAGTTCGAGCATACGACGCCGCAGGCGCTGAGCGCCCGCCAGAGCGGCGCGGATGCCGGCCCGCTGTTCTTCGCGCGCGTGCAGGCGGCGCTTGCGAGTGTTGCCGACGACTACGATGTCGTCGTCATCGATTGCCCGCCGCAGCTTGGCTATCTGACGCTTTCGGCGCTCTGCGCCTCGACCTCGGTGATCGTGACGGTGCATCCGCAGATGCTCGACGTCGCCTCGATGAACCAGTTCCTCTACATGACCTCCGACCTGCTCGGCGTCGTGCGCGAAGCCGGCGGCGAACTCAATTTCGATTTCCTGCGCTATCTCGTCACCCGCTTCGAGCCCAATGACGGGCCGCAGGCGCAGATCGTCGGCTTCATGCGCTCGCTCTTCGGCGATCGCGTGCTGACCTCGGCCATGGTGAAATCGACGGCGATCTCGGACGCTGGGCTGACGAAACAGACGCTCTACGAGGTCGGCCGGGAGAACTTCACCCGCGCGACCTACGACCGGGCGATCGAGTCGCTGAACGCCGTCAACGGCGAAGTCGAGGCTCTCATTCATGCGGCGTGGGGGCGCTAG
- the urtD gene encoding urea ABC transporter ATP-binding protein UrtD — protein sequence MHEKNEKKPKSLLYLDGVSVSFDGFKALNSLSFVVEPGELRAIIGPNGAGKTTMMDIITGKTRPDEGEVFFKGDIDLTRKDEAEIAQLGIGRKFQKPTVFENHTVWDNLELALNRRRGVFATLFYRLTTEDKTRIEEILSTVRLTARRDDLAANLSHGQKQWLEIGMLLAQEPELLLVDEPVAGMTDAETAETAVLLKEIARTRSVVVVEHDMGFIRDLGVKVTCLAEGSVLAEGSIDFVSSDPKVIENYLGR from the coding sequence ATGCATGAGAAGAACGAGAAGAAACCGAAGAGCCTGCTCTATCTCGACGGCGTCTCCGTCTCCTTCGACGGCTTCAAGGCGCTGAATTCGCTCTCCTTCGTCGTCGAACCGGGTGAGCTCAGAGCGATTATCGGGCCGAACGGCGCCGGCAAGACGACGATGATGGACATCATCACCGGCAAGACCCGGCCCGACGAGGGCGAGGTCTTCTTCAAAGGCGATATCGATCTGACCCGGAAGGACGAGGCGGAGATCGCCCAGCTTGGCATCGGCCGGAAGTTCCAGAAGCCGACCGTGTTCGAAAATCACACCGTCTGGGACAATCTGGAGCTGGCGCTGAACCGCCGCCGCGGCGTCTTCGCAACGCTGTTCTATCGCCTGACGACCGAGGACAAGACCCGCATCGAGGAAATCCTTTCGACCGTTCGCCTGACGGCGCGCCGCGACGACCTCGCCGCCAACCTTTCGCACGGCCAGAAGCAATGGCTGGAGATCGGCATGCTGCTTGCGCAGGAGCCGGAGCTTCTGCTCGTCGACGAGCCGGTCGCCGGCATGACCGATGCGGAGACGGCCGAAACGGCGGTGCTGCTGAAGGAGATCGCCAGGACCCGCTCGGTCGTCGTCGTCGAGCATGACATGGGCTTCATCCGCGATCTCGGCGTCAAGGTGACCTGCCTCGCGGAGGGCTCGGTGCTGGCGGAGGGCTCGATCGATTTCGTCAGCAGCGATCCAAAGGTGATCGAAAACTATCTCGGCCGCTGA
- the urtE gene encoding urea ABC transporter ATP-binding subunit UrtE produces the protein MLSVENVSLHYGAAQALRNVSIRAEMGKITCVLGRNGVGKSSLLRAITGQHPLSAGTVTFNGAPLDGMAPFRRAKLGVGYVPQGREIFPLLSVRENLETGYAPLKRADRSIPEDIFNLFPVLKTMLGRRGGDLSGGQQQQLAIGRALVTRPKILVLDEPTEGIQPSIIKDIGRAIKYLRDSTGMAILLVEQYLDFCRELADHVYIMDRGAFVHDGPAETLDTPEARRHLTV, from the coding sequence ATGTTGAGCGTCGAAAACGTCAGCCTTCACTACGGCGCCGCGCAGGCGCTGCGCAACGTCTCGATCAGGGCGGAGATGGGAAAGATCACCTGCGTGCTCGGTCGCAACGGCGTCGGCAAGTCGAGTCTCTTGCGGGCGATCACCGGCCAGCACCCGCTCTCCGCAGGCACCGTCACCTTTAACGGCGCGCCCCTCGACGGCATGGCGCCTTTTCGCCGGGCAAAGCTCGGCGTCGGATACGTGCCGCAGGGCCGCGAGATTTTCCCCCTGCTCAGCGTCAGGGAGAACCTCGAAACCGGATACGCGCCGCTGAAGCGGGCCGATCGCTCGATTCCCGAGGACATCTTCAACCTGTTTCCGGTGCTGAAAACCATGCTCGGCCGCCGCGGCGGCGATCTTTCCGGCGGCCAGCAGCAGCAGCTTGCCATCGGACGGGCGCTCGTCACCCGCCCCAAGATCCTGGTGCTCGACGAGCCGACGGAGGGCATCCAGCCGTCGATCATCAAGGATATTGGCCGTGCGATCAAATATTTGCGGGACTCGACCGGCATGGCGATCCTGCTGGTCGAGCAATATCTCGACTTCTGCCGGGAGCTTGCCGATCATGTCTACATCATGGACCGCGGTGCTTTCGTGCATGATGGGCCGGCCGAGACGCTGGATACACCGGAGGCGCGACGACATCTGACCGTCTAG
- a CDS encoding ABC transporter permease, with protein MSEWRYWLNEQRGTLMGLAIFLLMFAVYIANHPAGLTANVAQTAANKGVLFAFVAMAQALVVITAGIDLSVGMIFILTNCLASWIVVGEPLPTALGVVAVLAAGMACGAINGLLVIYGRLQPIVATIATGAVYFGLALLLRPFPGGSVNEDLADALTGRLFGVIPSSLVALAAAVVLVWLPFRRSRLGSAAYAAGSSEQAAFMSGVPIRRGQFAAYTLAGLLAAMGGLFLTFFTYTGEAAYASGSGYTLWSIAAVVLGGVSLYGGRGSAVGAIFGAFAARTTGDMLFVFDVDPLWQPLLQGVVLMIAVSIGSLALLRVRNRLDWFQ; from the coding sequence ATGAGCGAGTGGCGCTACTGGCTGAACGAGCAACGCGGGACGCTGATGGGGCTCGCAATCTTTCTCCTGATGTTTGCCGTCTACATTGCGAACCATCCGGCCGGGCTGACCGCCAATGTGGCTCAGACCGCCGCCAACAAGGGGGTGCTGTTCGCCTTCGTCGCCATGGCTCAGGCGCTTGTGGTGATCACCGCGGGAATCGACCTGTCGGTCGGGATGATTTTCATCCTGACCAATTGCCTGGCATCCTGGATCGTCGTCGGCGAGCCGCTGCCAACCGCATTGGGTGTCGTTGCCGTCCTCGCGGCGGGCATGGCCTGCGGCGCCATCAACGGGCTCCTGGTGATCTATGGGCGACTGCAGCCGATCGTAGCGACGATCGCGACGGGCGCGGTTTATTTCGGCCTGGCGCTGCTGCTGAGACCCTTTCCCGGTGGCTCCGTCAACGAGGACCTCGCGGATGCGCTGACCGGTCGCCTCTTCGGCGTGATTCCATCGAGCCTGGTGGCGCTGGCGGCGGCGGTCGTCCTTGTTTGGCTGCCCTTCCGGCGATCGAGGCTCGGCAGCGCCGCCTATGCGGCCGGCTCATCAGAGCAGGCGGCCTTCATGTCCGGCGTGCCGATCCGGCGCGGCCAGTTTGCAGCCTATACGCTCGCCGGACTGCTCGCCGCGATGGGCGGCCTGTTCCTGACCTTCTTCACCTATACCGGCGAGGCGGCCTATGCCAGCGGCAGCGGTTATACGCTCTGGTCGATCGCGGCGGTCGTGCTTGGCGGAGTGTCGCTCTATGGCGGCCGCGGCAGCGCCGTCGGCGCGATCTTCGGTGCCTTCGCCGCCCGCACGACCGGTGATATGCTGTTCGTCTTCGACGTCGATCCGCTGTGGCAGCCGTTGCTCCAGGGCGTTGTCCTGATGATCGCGGTCAGTATTGGCTCGCTGGCTTTGTTGCGGGTGCGCAACCGTCTGGACTGGTTCCAATGA
- a CDS encoding ABC transporter permease — protein MSDTSEDRISIRTRLPAFLRRADPAVVTAFGCILLLLFLSSLYSSNFLSLNYLLQQLKVASFLGVVAAGVMVVILLGHIDLSVPWVMTTGAMMACAAASFGAMGPVIAIPFGILCGAAFGLLNGFGVAYLRIPSMIVTLASNVVAQGLMVVYTGGFSPQDSAPPAVRWLATGFVVPGLPNAILVWIAISAVMVFLFTRTSFGRAVYGIGNSERAAYLSGVDTRRIVMIAFAISGALSAFGGVLLAGYSSKAAQAMGDAYLLPAIAAVVLGGTSILGGRGSYLGTVAGVILITLLQSILSVMQMPEAGRQIVYGVVIIVMLLLYGRTPPNR, from the coding sequence ATGAGCGACACATCCGAGGACCGCATCTCGATCAGGACCCGCCTGCCGGCATTCCTCCGGCGCGCCGATCCGGCCGTTGTCACCGCCTTTGGCTGCATCCTGCTGCTGCTCTTTCTGAGCAGCCTCTATTCCAGCAATTTCCTGTCGCTCAACTATCTCCTGCAACAACTCAAGGTCGCTTCATTCCTCGGGGTCGTGGCCGCCGGCGTCATGGTGGTGATTCTCCTCGGCCACATCGATCTTTCCGTTCCCTGGGTGATGACGACCGGCGCGATGATGGCCTGTGCCGCCGCCAGCTTCGGAGCCATGGGACCGGTGATCGCCATTCCTTTCGGGATCCTCTGCGGCGCGGCCTTCGGCCTGCTGAATGGCTTTGGCGTCGCCTATCTGCGCATCCCGTCGATGATCGTCACGCTTGCGAGCAATGTCGTCGCGCAAGGATTGATGGTCGTCTATACCGGCGGCTTCTCGCCGCAGGACTCCGCGCCGCCGGCGGTGCGCTGGCTCGCGACCGGCTTCGTGGTTCCAGGTCTGCCGAACGCCATCCTCGTCTGGATCGCGATCAGCGCCGTGATGGTGTTCCTATTCACGCGCACCTCCTTCGGCAGGGCGGTTTACGGGATCGGCAACAGCGAGCGCGCGGCCTATCTTTCGGGGGTCGACACGCGGCGCATCGTCATGATCGCCTTCGCGATTTCGGGCGCGCTCAGCGCCTTCGGCGGCGTGCTGCTCGCCGGCTACTCCTCGAAGGCGGCGCAGGCGATGGGCGACGCCTATCTGCTGCCGGCAATCGCCGCCGTCGTGCTCGGCGGCACCTCGATCCTTGGCGGGCGCGGCTCCTATCTGGGCACGGTCGCCGGCGTCATCCTGATCACGCTGCTGCAATCGATCCTATCGGTGATGCAGATGCCGGAAGCGGGCCGCCAGATCGTCTACGGCGTCGTCATCATCGTCATGCTGCTCCTCTACGGCCGCACGCCGCCGAACCGGTGA
- the gntR gene encoding HTH-type transcriptional regulator GntR has product MASSNDSEVRNRSRRGSGRPTLADVAGLAGVGSITVSRALRDPERVSPELRQRIAAAVSKLGYVPNPSARALASARADVIGVLVPSLTNNVFSEVLRGIHDGLGDCPLQIQFGNTHYSGEEEERLLRVFLGQRPSALIVSGIDQGPMTRQMLEEAGCPVVQIMEIGPDPVDMMIGFSHLEAGKAVARHLIDVGCKRIGFLGARMDPRSRRRLAGYEAVMREAGRFDAALVTTTISPSSVSMGVRLFHKALERTPDLDAVICNNDDVALGVLFACHRAGLQVPAQISIAGFNDLEMMEVASPSVTSVRTPRYEIGRRAIAMARAAIAGERPRRTVVDLGFELKIRESTTRAAIPAI; this is encoded by the coding sequence GTGGCGTCGTCTAACGACAGCGAAGTCAGGAATCGATCGCGCCGTGGCAGCGGCCGCCCGACGCTCGCGGATGTTGCGGGTCTCGCCGGCGTCGGCAGCATTACCGTTTCCCGAGCGCTGCGCGATCCCGAGCGCGTCTCCCCGGAACTGCGCCAGCGCATCGCCGCGGCCGTCAGCAAGCTGGGTTACGTGCCGAACCCGAGCGCGCGTGCGCTGGCCTCGGCGCGCGCCGATGTCATCGGCGTGCTCGTTCCGTCGCTGACCAACAATGTCTTTTCCGAAGTCTTGCGCGGCATTCACGATGGCCTGGGGGATTGCCCGCTGCAGATCCAGTTCGGCAACACGCACTACTCCGGTGAGGAGGAGGAGCGGCTGCTGAGGGTCTTCCTCGGCCAGCGTCCGTCGGCGCTGATCGTTTCCGGCATAGATCAGGGGCCGATGACGCGGCAGATGCTCGAGGAGGCCGGTTGTCCGGTCGTGCAGATCATGGAAATCGGGCCGGATCCGGTCGACATGATGATCGGCTTTTCCCATCTGGAGGCAGGCAAGGCGGTGGCGCGGCACCTGATCGATGTCGGCTGCAAGCGCATAGGATTTCTCGGCGCCCGCATGGATCCGCGGTCCCGGCGGCGGCTCGCAGGCTATGAGGCGGTGATGCGCGAAGCCGGCCGCTTCGATGCAGCGCTCGTGACGACAACCATTTCGCCCTCGAGCGTTTCGATGGGGGTACGCCTTTTTCACAAGGCGCTCGAAAGAACCCCCGACCTCGACGCGGTCATCTGCAACAATGACGACGTGGCGCTCGGCGTCCTCTTCGCCTGCCATCGCGCAGGCTTGCAGGTTCCGGCTCAAATCAGCATAGCCGGCTTCAACGATCTCGAAATGATGGAGGTGGCGTCACCTTCTGTCACCAGCGTGCGGACCCCCCGATACGAGATCGGACGGCGCGCCATCGCCATGGCGCGGGCCGCTATTGCCGGCGAGCGGCCGCGGCGGACCGTCGTAGATCTCGGCTTCGAGCTGAAGATTCGCGAGAGCACGACGCGCGCAGCGATACCAGCGATCTGA
- the urtC gene encoding urea ABC transporter permease subunit UrtC — MITSFLIKSLDRTIIVVVAILLALAVLIPGLNLLTAPDHPLHVPTYLVSLFGKYLTYALLALALDLVWGFCGILSLGHAAFFALGGYAIGMYLMRQIGARGSYGNPLLPDFMVFLNWKELPWFWYGFDMFWFAALMVVVVPGLIAFVFGWFAFRSRVNGVYLSIITQAMTYALLLAFFRNDMGFGGNNGLTDFKDILGFNIQADGTRAALFAASALALAVSLVITSGIVRSKFGKVLVALRDAESRTRFLGYRVEHMKLFAFTVSAMMAGVAGALYVPQVGIINPGEFEPGNSIEVVIWTAVGGRGTLIGPIIGAILVNGGKSIFTAAFPEFWLFALGGLFVLVTLLLPKGIVGTAQHYLARRRSYHAATVTDKEAGLPAAEPMAAE, encoded by the coding sequence ATGATCACCTCGTTCCTCATCAAGTCGCTGGATCGCACCATTATCGTCGTCGTGGCGATCCTGCTGGCGCTTGCGGTTCTCATCCCAGGCCTCAATCTCCTGACGGCGCCGGACCATCCGCTGCACGTGCCGACCTATCTGGTCTCGCTGTTCGGCAAGTACCTGACCTATGCGCTCCTGGCGCTGGCGCTCGATCTCGTCTGGGGTTTTTGCGGCATCCTCTCGCTCGGCCACGCCGCGTTCTTCGCGCTCGGTGGCTACGCGATCGGCATGTATCTGATGCGCCAGATCGGCGCGCGCGGCTCCTACGGCAATCCGCTCCTGCCGGACTTCATGGTGTTCCTCAACTGGAAGGAACTGCCCTGGTTCTGGTACGGCTTCGACATGTTCTGGTTCGCGGCGCTGATGGTGGTCGTGGTGCCCGGGCTCATCGCCTTCGTCTTCGGCTGGTTTGCCTTCCGCTCGCGGGTCAATGGCGTCTATCTCTCGATCATCACCCAGGCCATGACCTATGCGTTGCTGCTCGCCTTTTTCCGCAACGACATGGGCTTCGGCGGCAACAACGGGCTCACGGATTTCAAGGACATTCTCGGCTTCAATATCCAGGCGGACGGCACGCGTGCCGCACTGTTTGCGGCCTCCGCACTGGCGCTCGCCGTCTCGCTCGTCATTACATCCGGTATCGTGCGCTCCAAGTTCGGCAAGGTGCTGGTGGCGCTGCGCGATGCCGAAAGCCGCACCCGCTTTTTGGGCTACCGCGTGGAACACATGAAGCTCTTCGCCTTCACTGTCTCGGCGATGATGGCGGGTGTTGCCGGTGCGCTTTACGTGCCGCAGGTCGGCATCATCAATCCCGGCGAATTCGAGCCCGGCAATTCGATCGAAGTGGTGATCTGGACGGCGGTCGGCGGCCGCGGCACGCTGATCGGCCCGATCATCGGCGCCATCCTCGTCAATGGTGGGAAAAGCATCTTCACCGCCGCCTTCCCGGAATTCTGGCTCTTTGCGTTGGGCGGGCTCTTCGTGCTCGTCACGCTATTGCTGCCAAAGGGCATTGTCGGCACGGCGCAGCACTATCTCGCCCGGCGCCGCTCTTATCATGCGGCGACCGTCACCGACAAAGAGGCAGGCCTGCCGGCTGCAGAACCGATGGCTGCGGAGTGA
- a CDS encoding BRA0787 family protein has translation MTNFLPDLYEGHAPITLQNLFRDALEAYDDWDEGMPEPVVPYEGKVLPISDVFDWMKPCTDIMPANMIGIVTDRLSKPWSGRGPLDEMTFSTAARVMSVLVRRRLRRFGRGSIETFVDRFNQPLHAE, from the coding sequence ATGACGAATTTCCTGCCCGACCTTTACGAAGGGCACGCCCCGATCACCCTGCAAAATCTGTTTCGAGACGCACTCGAGGCCTATGACGACTGGGATGAGGGGATGCCTGAACCGGTCGTACCCTACGAAGGCAAGGTCCTGCCGATCAGCGACGTCTTCGACTGGATGAAACCTTGCACAGATATCATGCCCGCCAACATGATCGGTATCGTCACCGACCGGCTGAGCAAGCCATGGAGCGGCCGCGGACCGCTCGACGAGATGACCTTTTCCACCGCCGCCCGCGTCATGTCCGTTCTGGTAAGACGCCGGCTGAGGCGCTTCGGGCGCGGTTCTATCGAGACTTTCGTCGACCGCTTCAATCAGCCGCTTCACGCCGAGTGA
- a CDS encoding sugar ABC transporter substrate-binding protein — protein sequence MTRTFVSGILTAAALTLLSTTAYAEPEIVSGPAAEPDCFVPWTAETKFFKFPKKDGPYRIALANGFIANTWRIQMIQTAKAYAAQPDVAAKLKEFKVVSTGEDVPAQISAINNFIDSGYDAIIVNAQNPTAFGPVIKRAKESGVVLVAFDNILDTEDAINVNVDQKGLGVLWANWLAKHLPDGGKILEVRGVAGTSVDTDRHNGIHETFASTGEKWDVVEVIGKWDDPTAQKATADAIAVHKTFDGITAQGGDTGVVQAMIDAGHPFVPFGGETENGFRKFCAKHAGEGLKCSSAGTGPAQVAVAIKTAIAALEGQVVPQSIKLPLAIVEDPNFKEGQDFYPDQSDNFFVGNAFPTCGINFTAQEIMGQTKENQ from the coding sequence ATGACCAGAACATTCGTCAGCGGCATTCTCACGGCCGCTGCGCTCACGCTTCTATCGACGACAGCATACGCCGAACCCGAAATCGTCAGCGGGCCGGCGGCCGAGCCGGATTGTTTCGTGCCCTGGACGGCTGAAACGAAGTTCTTCAAGTTCCCGAAGAAGGACGGTCCCTATCGGATCGCGCTCGCCAACGGCTTCATCGCCAATACATGGCGCATCCAGATGATCCAGACGGCCAAGGCCTACGCCGCGCAGCCGGACGTCGCGGCGAAGCTCAAGGAATTCAAGGTCGTTTCCACCGGCGAGGACGTGCCGGCGCAGATATCGGCGATCAACAACTTCATCGATTCCGGCTATGACGCGATCATCGTCAACGCCCAGAACCCGACCGCCTTCGGCCCCGTCATCAAGCGCGCCAAGGAATCCGGCGTGGTCCTGGTCGCCTTCGACAACATTCTCGACACCGAGGATGCCATCAACGTCAACGTCGACCAGAAGGGCCTCGGCGTGCTCTGGGCGAACTGGCTTGCCAAGCATCTTCCGGACGGCGGCAAGATCCTCGAGGTGCGCGGCGTCGCCGGCACGTCGGTCGATACCGACCGCCACAACGGCATCCACGAAACTTTTGCGTCGACCGGCGAGAAATGGGACGTCGTCGAAGTGATCGGCAAGTGGGACGACCCGACGGCGCAGAAGGCGACCGCCGATGCGATTGCCGTGCACAAGACGTTTGACGGCATCACCGCACAGGGCGGCGACACCGGTGTCGTGCAGGCGATGATCGACGCCGGCCATCCCTTCGTTCCGTTCGGCGGCGAGACGGAAAACGGTTTCCGCAAGTTCTGCGCCAAGCATGCCGGCGAGGGGCTGAAGTGCTCGTCGGCCGGCACCGGCCCGGCTCAGGTCGCCGTCGCCATCAAGACGGCGATCGCGGCACTCGAGGGACAGGTGGTGCCGCAATCGATCAAGCTGCCGCTGGCGATCGTCGAGGATCCGAACTTCAAGGAGGGCCAGGACTTCTACCCCGACCAGTCGGACAATTTCTTCGTCGGCAACGCCTTCCCGACCTGCGGCATCAACTTTACCGCCCAGGAGATCATGGGGCAGACGAAGGAAAACCAATAG
- a CDS encoding sugar ABC transporter ATP-binding protein, giving the protein MTTAEIQATSPLFRMEGVSKRYGGVRALENAKLDVESGHIHAILGENGAGKSTLIKIIAGVVAPDEGRMLLDGRDITFRSPAAASAAGIACVFQELSLIPDLSVADNIAIADPPRRFGLIDRRAQRVIAEEALARAGAEDIHPRAAVKDLPLSRRQMVEIAKALASKPRILILDEATSALTAGDVAKVFAVLKRLRSEGLALLYISHRMHEIAELADTCTVFRNGRNVASFRAGTRSNSEVVEMMIGREYSNVFPPKPPRAATAKPPRLECRNLGWADRLRDISLSVAEGEVVGLGGLDGQGQRDLLLALFGVLRGTTGSVLIDGAPMTIASPAVARASRSAMALIPEDRKTEGLMLPMTVRENLSFAALDHVSRGGIIDRTAEEQLIDEMLRLLAIKTAGLDIPVGALSGGNQQKVVIAKWLMRKPRIVLLNDPTRGIDVGTKQEMYQLLRRLADAGAAILFYSTDYDELIGCCDRVLVLYDGRIVRELEGRDITEHALIASALNVDGGRKGTAA; this is encoded by the coding sequence ATGACAACGGCAGAGATACAGGCGACGTCCCCGCTCTTCCGGATGGAAGGTGTGTCCAAGCGTTATGGCGGGGTGCGCGCCCTGGAAAATGCCAAGCTCGACGTCGAATCGGGCCACATCCACGCGATCCTCGGCGAGAATGGTGCGGGCAAGTCGACGTTGATCAAGATCATCGCAGGCGTGGTCGCGCCCGACGAGGGGCGGATGCTGCTCGATGGGCGCGACATCACCTTCCGTTCGCCGGCTGCAGCCTCGGCCGCGGGCATCGCCTGTGTCTTCCAGGAACTGTCCCTGATCCCCGACCTTAGCGTCGCCGACAATATCGCCATCGCCGATCCGCCGCGCCGCTTCGGCCTGATCGACCGACGGGCCCAGCGGGTGATCGCGGAAGAGGCGCTGGCGCGGGCGGGCGCCGAAGACATTCACCCGCGCGCAGCGGTGAAGGACCTGCCGCTGTCGCGCCGGCAGATGGTCGAGATCGCCAAGGCGTTGGCGTCAAAGCCACGCATCCTGATCCTCGACGAAGCGACTTCGGCGCTGACTGCCGGCGATGTCGCCAAGGTGTTTGCGGTGCTGAAGCGCCTGCGTTCCGAGGGTCTGGCGCTCCTCTATATCTCACACCGCATGCATGAAATCGCCGAACTCGCCGACACCTGCACCGTGTTCCGCAACGGCCGCAATGTCGCGAGCTTCCGCGCCGGCACCCGCAGCAACAGCGAAGTCGTCGAAATGATGATCGGGCGCGAATACAGCAACGTCTTTCCGCCGAAGCCGCCACGTGCGGCCACCGCCAAGCCTCCCCGCCTCGAATGCCGGAACCTCGGCTGGGCGGACCGGCTCCGCGATATTTCGCTCTCGGTCGCCGAAGGGGAGGTCGTCGGCCTGGGCGGGCTGGACGGCCAGGGCCAACGCGACCTGCTGCTTGCTCTCTTCGGCGTATTGCGCGGGACCACGGGCTCGGTGCTCATCGACGGCGCGCCGATGACGATCGCCAGCCCCGCGGTCGCCCGCGCCTCGCGCAGCGCCATGGCGCTCATTCCGGAAGACCGCAAGACCGAGGGGCTGATGCTGCCGATGACCGTGAGGGAGAACCTCTCCTTCGCGGCACTCGACCATGTTTCGCGCGGCGGCATCATCGACCGCACCGCCGAAGAGCAGCTGATCGACGAGATGCTGCGGCTGCTTGCGATCAAGACCGCCGGGCTCGACATCCCGGTGGGCGCCCTATCGGGCGGAAACCAGCAGAAGGTGGTCATTGCCAAGTGGCTGATGCGAAAGCCGAGGATCGTTCTGCTCAACGATCCGACACGCGGTATCGACGTCGGCACGAAGCAGGAGATGTACCAGCTTCTGCGCCGACTGGCCGACGCCGGGGCGGCGATCCTTTTCTATTCGACCGACTATGACGAACTGATCGGCTGCTGCGACCGCGTCCTCGTTCTCTATGACGGCCGCATCGTGCGCGAGCTTGAAGGCCGGGATATCACCGAGCACGCGCTGATCGCGAGCGCTCTCAATGTCGACGGCGGCCGGAAGGGAACGGCGGCATGA